The nucleotide sequence TGGCGACCCGACAGTCACTTGTCTGGCGTTGGGGGTGACCCACTTGTCGACGTTAAATACGGGGAACAGAACGGCTTGCAGCTGGTAGTAGTCTTTCTGTCGGAGCGGCTCAAATTTGTGGTCGTGGCAGCGTGCGCACTGGACGGTGATTCCTAGAAGTGCGGATCCGATGATCTGGAGTTCCCCTTCCAGCACAGCGTAGCGGTCGGCCCGAACTTCATCTTCATTCCCGTCACTGCTGTCGGTCCCGTCAGGGCTGTTGCGGAGAAAATGGGTCGCTTCGAGTAACTCGATCGTCTCGGGCGAACCGTCAAATCCCGGCCGGTCGATTCGTGCGAGTTCATCTCCGGCGAGTTGCTCAATGATGAATCGATCGAACGGCTTGTCCGCATTGATGGAGCGAATGACATAGTCGCGGTAACGGAATGCCAGAGGACGATCAGTATCCGCGCCGAAATAGCCATTGGAGTCCGCGTAGCCAGCCGCGTCGAGCCAATGCTTTCCCCACCGTTCACCGTATCGAGCCGAGGCGAGAAATCTCTCAACCATCTGTTCATAGGCGTGCTCATGCGGATCGTTGAGGAACAGCCGGATCTCGTCCCGCGTCGGAGGAACACCCGTCAGATCAAGGCTGACCCGGCGGATGAGACGGCGCCGATCGGCTTCGGTATTCAGCGTTAACCCGGCTTTTTCAAGCTCTTTCAAGAGAAATGCATCGACCGGAGTCAGGACTCGGGGTGCATCAATGACCGGGGGGACTTCTTTCGGCACAAGTTTCTGGAAGGCCCAGTGCTCGTCCCCATCCGCGACGGGAGAGACGGATTCGGGCAACCCCGATGCACCCTGAGCGATCCAGTGACGCAGCAGTTCCTTTTCTTCCTGCGTCAGCGGTTCGTCGGGGGGCATGGCATCGGTTTCGACGCGTTGCCAGAGCAGACTTTCAGCAGGGTTTCCCGCGATGACGGCGATACCGGAATGTCCCCCGCGGGCAATTCCAGAGGGTAATGCAAGACTCAGCCCTCCTTCCTGCTGGGCAGGGCCGTGGCACTTCACACACCGGCTTTTGATGAGCTGGATCGTCTGGCTGCGCAGGTCGCCGGGGGGAGCCGCATCCGCACCCCAACCTGATGTGACGAAGCTGAACAAGATGATGCAGCTCAAAATCGGCTGCAGGGTCGTCCGTCGTCCCACGTGGTGCTTCCCAGCTTCAAAATTCGTTGGACATTTCCACCCGCCGAGCTTGTGAACGGATGCATAATGAATAAAGTATCCTGCATACAATATGCGGTCAACTTCATAGAGGTTGATTCTTATGCATGTTGATATTCATCGTCCCGGTACAGTCGACCGCGTTGAGGTTCTTTTGCGGATTAGGGTGCGTGCACCGAAAGAAAGCATTTGAATGCCGGCTTACTGTCAACCGCAGGTGAGGACGCGATCGGGACAATTCCTGCTCGCCGTCTCGGCGTTCCACCGCTGGTTCTGTTCGGACTCAGTCCTGTGCCAGCTCTTCAGTGCTGTTAAGCCGACTTTCGGTTGGGGGCTTTCTCGGTCTCGAACTGCTGCGTCAAAAAACGTAGTGCGACCCATGGAAGCGTCGATACAGGGTTCGAAGCGGATCCGTCGGCTGGTCGATCCCTTTGCTGATCGTCCTTTTCAGTCCCGCAACCAAACTCTGACAAGTACCCATTCCCGTATGCGCAGTATGCACTTCGTGACACTCTTGGCGCGGCTTTGAAACGCTAAGGCGGCCATCGACGGGAAAAGTTTGCCTCGTTGACGTTTTTGCATCTTGTTTTGTTTCCTTACCCCTTTCTGTTCCACGGATAAGATTTAGTACATGAAAATTACGGAAGTCATCTGCCAGTTGTTGCGCGTCCCCAGCGTTGAAGCGAAAACCGCCAGTAGCCAGGACGCTGTGCTTGTCCGCATTAAAACCGACTCGGGTCTGGAAGGGATTGGTGAAGCGGATTCTCAGCCTGAAGTCGTCAAGGCGATTATCGACGCCCCTTTCAGTCACAACATCGCCTGCGGTCTGCGTCAGCTGCTGATCGGCGAAAACCCGCTCGAGACCGAGCGTCTCTGGCAGAAGATGCATCGCCGCACGCTCTATTTCGGTCGTTCTTCGGTGACTATCACGGCCATGGCCGCTGTCGACATGGCGTTGTGGGACCTCAAAGGGAAACTCTACAACCAGCCCATCCATCGCCTGCTGGGTGGCAAGCAGCATGACCGGATCAAGGCATATGCCTCGATTCTGTTCGGACGTGATGGAGCCGAGACCAAGGCGATCGCACAGCGATGGCGTGCAGCGGGATACAATGCAATCAAGTTCGGCTGGGAGCCAATGGGGCAAAGTGAAGCTCTCGACATCGAATTGGTCCGTTCGGCCCGGGACGGAATTGGCGACGGAACGTTGTTGATTGATGCCGGCTGTGTGTGGGACGCCCGCACCGCACTCCAGCGCGCCAATGCGTTTGAGCAGTACGGGATCGGCTGGCTGGAAGAGCCGCTGCGACCTGAAGACGTGGAAGGTTACCGCTGGTTGCGTGACCGCTCACCAGTTCCAATTGCCGGGGGTGAAGAGGAATGCGGTCGTGAGGCCTGGCGTCCCTTGATCGAAGCTCGAGCTCTCGACATCTATCAAGTCGACCTGGCACGCAACGGATTTACTGACGCCGACTACGTTAAGCAGCGTGTCCAGGAAATCGGTGCACGGCTTTGCAATCACTGCTACACCAGCCCTGTGACCGTTGCAGCAAGTCTGCATTGGCTCAGCACCTGCCGAGACGCATTTGTCTTCGAGGACTGTGTGGAAGACTCGCCACTGCGTCACGAATTGACTCATGAGCGAGTTCAGGCCACTGATGGCTGGATTTCCCCACCGGATGGGCCGGGCCTTGGAGTCACCCTGAATGAAGATTTCGTGGCGAAGTATCTGATCGCCGAATCAGGACGAAAGTAATCAGGAGTTTGTCCTTCGTCGGAGCCCTTGGAAGGCTCGGAAAGATGATTTAATGGCTGGCCTGGTTTTTAGCCTGCGCGAACAAATCGTTGACCAACTGCGAAACGACCTGCTCTGCGGTCGTTTCGCGGAAGGGGAACGTTTGAGCGAAAATAAACTGGTTGAACGATTTGGCGTCAGTCGAACTCCCATTCGTGAGGCCCTTCAGCAGTTGACTCAGGAAGGACTGCTGGAGGGGCGACCGAATCTGGGTGTCAAAGTTGCCTCACGCCCCCCGGATGCCATCCGGGAACTGGTCGTGCCGATTCGTCGCAGTGTCGAAATTTTTGCGCTGCGATCGTTCTTTCATGAGATCAATGAAGCCGACTACGTGATCTGGAACGAGATTCTCCAGAAGCTGAGAGCGGCCTGTCTGTCGAGCGACTTCATTTCAATTGGTGAGCAGGATATTGCCTTCCACCGTTCCATCGTCCGTCGGGCGAAGCAGCGAGATGTGGAAGCGATCTGGATGACGCTGATTTCCCGCGTCCGCTCGCACTTCTGGCAGACACAACGAAAGCGGTATTCGGATCCGATCGAAGTCTACGAGGAACACGAACAGATTATCTCCGTTTTTCGAACAGGAGATCTCGAGGCCTCAGTCAAGGCCCTCGAAGTGAACATCGATTGACGATGGAAACCGACTCGGTTCAGGGATGACAGCAGAACTCGGGGCACCTGTTTTCATGACGCTCCGCTACCGGGATTTGTCAGGGCGTTTTCGGCTCTGCCTGAGTCTTGTCGACCTGAGTCTTGTCGAGGAGTGGAATCTCGATTCGATCTTTCTGATATAGCGGCAGGTGCCGGTAGTAGACTTCCAGCGTCAGCAGTGCGAGTGTGGTCATGTAGAGCCGACCTCCCCCCCTGCCGTGATAGTCGGCGACATCCCAGCTCCCCATGGCATGTCCTTCCTGAATCTGGGTACGGATCAGGCGTTCGCGCATGACCAGATTCCAGCGGTCCCACTCAGCGCCGCCCCAGTGATGCATCACCTGAGTCGCGTAATAGTTGTAGTACATATCGTTGTAGTCCGGGCCATGTTCGTCCAGAAGCCGAACACCTGCGGCGAGCCTGCCGTTGTCTTTCCACTCGAGATACATCCGGCTTAACAGACCTACGGCGGTCATCGAAGGAGTGGGAGCGTCACGCCGCTGTGGTGTGTATGCGTACTGTGAGCCGCGCATCGACGAGACACCCACAAGAAATTGATCAATCCCCGAAAAGACTCGCTGGGGAATCGGGATACGAGAATACTGAGCACTCTTCAGTGCCATGAGTTGCCAGCCGACGACAGACGTGTCCCCCGGCTGACCGGGATAATAGCGCCACCCCCCTCCGAGTTCCTGGGTTGCAACGAGGAACTCGACGGCGCCTGTAACGACGGGTCTGAGTCGGGCGTCCCCGGTCATTGCCAGTGCCTCGCTCAGGGCGATCGTCGCGAGGCCGTGTGTGTAGTAGGTTGGTGGGCCAGCCAGGTTTCCGTAGAAGCAAATTCCCGACTCAACCTCCATCCCATTCTGCATGAGGAAATCCAGGCCTTTGAGAACTTCGGTCTGGTACTCACCTTCTTCATGTGTCTGGCCGGCACCGAGAAATGCCATGAGCGCCATCGCCGTGGCAGCATTGGGGTTGTTGTCCATGTAGCCTGGCATGGAACAGTCACAGGCCGGGTAGTGAGCGTGATTGAAGTTCCATGAACCGTCGAATCGTTGATGGTTCTTGAGCCAGACCAGTCCACGGGCAACCGCGGCTTCACTGGCATCGGTCCCACCCATTCGTTTCACCAGGGCGGCACGCGATTTAGGGCTTCGTCCGACAAAATGATTCACATGCTCGCCAGGATCTGCCGCCTGCCCCCCGTTTCCTGTTCGACCGGGATTACGTTTCTTGGAGGTGACGCGCTTTGCTGCAGGACGCTGGATGGGGGGGACGACGATCTGAGGATTCTGGACGACTTTCGGGCGATCCACACCGTCCAGGTCTGTGGAAAAGGACTGAACGGACTCCACCGGTTCTTGTGTCAGATCTTCCGACAAGTCCAGGTCTGACAGCAGTTCGCCCATTTCGGCGGGGGCGAGATCGGCTTCGTCTGTGGGAAGATCCAGTTGCGGGGCTTCGACGGAAGGTTTCTCGTCCGCGACCACCAGAGTCAGGATCGAGTCCAGGAGCATCGGCCGCGGCAGGTCAAAGTAAATCCAGCTCAAGACAAACAGTACCAGGGCATGCAGCGCGAGACTGACGATGACGGACGCCGAGACTTCTTTTGTTCTCGGTTTCGATTGAGACAATGACCGAGGAAGCGCGGTGAAAGCGAGTTTCCTTTTCTTCGCAGGGGAAGCAGTTGTCTCGTTGGCTCTCAGCGACATGATCTCGACCCGCGAAGGGAATCGGTGACGAGGGGGGTAACCTACAGCAATGATAGCAAAGTGGCCAGTTCGCAGCGCCATGTCGAGTTCAGAACCGGGTATATTCTGATGCCACGCTTGGAATTCAGGTTGACCGGCTCCGAGTCTGGATAGGTCCGCGACGGGGAGCTCTCTATGAATCTGAGGAAATGGTCCCCTCAGACTCGCCGGAATCCAATGTGGATCAGATCCATCCAGTCTGCCTCTCGGTTTTGCGATCGTTACGGCCACAATCGCCCGTGTTCTCGCCTGGTGGAGGTCGAACGGGTACTGTGGAGGAAATCGCGCCATTGGAACGTCATCTGCATGAGAAAAGGTTGAGGGCCTGGGGATCGCGGTGCATCCTGGTCAGGCTCTCGGATGATTTCCGTGACCTCCCAGTTGGCCTCCCAGTGAAGTTGAGAAGCTCATGCGATTTAACGTCAGCTCACAGTTGAATTATCACGTCAAGTTTCCCTCGACACTGATTCTAAATATTCAGGCGCAGATGAGCAGCGCGCAATATGTCGTCGAGGAGAAGCTCACGACGAACCCTCAGGTCAACTATGAAGAGTTTTACCTGGAGGCTGGAAGCAGCCGGTTCATCCGATTACAGACCGGAAACGCACAAACTCTCGAGATTTGCTATTCCGCAACAGTGGATTGCTCGACGGAACTGGTACCTGCAAAAGGTGCCCCCCCCGTCTCCATCGCGGAGATGGACCGAAGCGCAATCCCGTATTTGTTTCCGAGCCGTTACGTCCAGTCGGATCGACTGTCGAAACTCGCCTGGGACCTGTTCGGTAAGATTAACGACCCTTATCAAAAGGTGGTTGCGATCGATGACTGGATTCATTCGAACATTGAATATGCGTTAGGCAGCACCGATTCGCAGACATCGGCCTATGACACGGTGGTGGAACGACGGGGTGTCTGCCGCGACTTTGCCCATCTCGGTATCGCCTTCTGTCGGGCTCTGAACATCCCCGCCCGCTATTTTTCGGGGTACGCCTACCAGCTTAATCCGCCCGACTTTCATGCCCTGTTTGAATGTTATGTCGCAGGTCAGTGGCTGTTGTTTGATTCAACCCGACTGGCTCCCTTGAACGGCCTGGTGCGGATTGGCACAGGGCGAGATGCGGCAGATGCTGCTCTGGCGAGTATATTTGGCGGGGTGCAAGGGGCGGGGGTGAAGGTGGATTGTCAACTGGCGAGTGGAGAGACGTTCACACCCCTCTTTCGCAATCAGCTCCGCTCGCAGGGAATCGCCCAGAACTCGGGCGATTCCTCGGCGAACGGCTAATCTCGTCTACGGTGATTCCGGGAGGTGATCCTAGAATCGGCTGTACGGAGAGCCCTTGCGGTAGTAGTGATCCCCGGAACCGCCAAAGCCATCGATTCTCTGATGGTGACCGCCGTAAGAGAGCCCAGGACCCCCGCCACCGAAGCCGTACCCGTAGTCATATCCAGTCCCAAAACCATATCCCTGGTTGTAGGAGTTCTGGAAGATCGAGTTCGGTTTCGTCGCTCCATATCGGCCCGATCCAAAGGAATTATACGAGCGAACCGGTGCGATGTCGTCGCGGTAAGGGACGTAGTTCTGTTGTGAGAGTGTGGGATAGCCCGGTGCAAATTCAGATGAATACCCCGATCCGTATGCCCCATACCCCTGACCATAACCGCCGTAATAACCCTGGCCCGAGCCCGTGTAGTATCCGGTGCCATATGATTGTCCGTTCAGAAAGTCTTGCGCAATTGCAGCCGGCAACGGAATGGCGAGCAACGCTGCGGCCAAAGTGGCTAATGTGATTTGCTTTGCGTTCATGATGATCCCTTTCAGAGACAATGTTTCTTAAGGGGACAGTCGGAAGCAGTGAATCGTCACTTGCAATGCACAACTGACACCCCTGATTGTGGTTTCGGGCTTCGACGGGAGGCTGGATCTCCATGACATCCGGCCATCCACACCGCTCGCTTCGGAATTCGCCTCTTGCTCAGGCGGATTACCGGATTGAGCGGGTTGAGGTTGCCACTTAAGGGGAGCTGGAGTTCTCCCGCTGCTCTCACCGAGTGGCACCTGAAGTGGCGCGACTCACGAATTCAGAGGTTTACTCCGAAGGATTCGCAAGTCGGCTAAGAGTGTAAATTGCACTTCGCGTACCATTCAAAAAGCCGGGATTCACCACGGTTTTGAACAGGAACCTGGCGATTGCGGGTTCAAATCGACCGGCGGGCAGTCAATGTGGTTCCTGCAGACCGCAGCTCGGTCACATTCGACGAAGAACTCGCCGTTTCGTATTCTGCGGCGGCAAGGCCATCGCTGCTCGACTGCTCGACGTTTGGTGGCCAGACAATGCGGCCCGTATCAAGCCGAACGACGAACGAGCTTCGGCGATGATGTCGGGCGACGACAACACCCGGATGGAACAACAATGAATTTGCATGGACTCCCAATGCCGCCCGGAGTGCTCTCCGGACCTACTGTTGCCACCAGCATCGCCTTCACGGAAGGACCTGCTTGCGACTCGACGGGCAATCTTTATTTTACGGACATCGTCAACAACCGGATTCTGGTTCTCGAAAAAGGTTCAAAGTATTACCGGGTGTTCCGCGAGCCGAGCGGCCGGGCCAATGGTTTGCTGTTTGACGTTGAAGGGCGTCTGCTGGCCTGCGAAGGGAACGAGTTCTGTCCCAACGACGGGAATCGTCGCATCACCCGGACCGATCTGAGGACGGGGGCTGTCGAGGTCCTGACCGACCGATTTGAAGGGAAACGCTACAACGCGCCGAATGATATCGCGGCCTGTTCCAACGGCCAGTTGTTCTTCACGGATCCCTGCTATTACGACCGAAGTACGATGGAGCTGGATCATGATTCCATCTATCGGATTGATCGCGACGGGACCGTCACACGAGTACTGACTCAGCCCGAGATTCAGCGACCCAACGGAATTGCGCTCAGTCCCGACGAACGGACACTGTATGTCGTCGACAGTTGCACGGTCGCAGGGGGGCACCGACGCATCTGGGCTTTCGATCTCTCAAGTGACGGAACACTCTCGCAGCAGCGTCTCGTCTTCGATTTTGCTCCGGGACGGGGAGGCGATGGTATGTGTATCGACTCGCAGGGAACCCTCTACATCGCCGCAGGGATTTCCCGTGCTCGTAGCGCGATCGAAACGGACCGGGTTCCCACTGGCATCTACGTGGTTCGCCCGGACGGAACTCTGCTGGGGTGTATTCCGATCGACGAAGACATCGTCACGAACTGCACGTGGGGCGGTCCCGATCTGAAGACGCTCTACGTCACCGCAGGCAAGACCGTCTATCAGATCCAGGTCGAAGTCCCCGGCTGGGTCGTCCATCGCAGTTCGTCGTCCCGCGGTTGATCACGAGAACCACGGCGGAACGGTCGTCAGAGACCATCGGATGCGTTAATCTGGCGACCTCTGAATCGACTCGTTCGGAACGAGCGTATTTGCCAACATCACTGAGGAACGACCGGAATGAAGTGGCATCTTTGCGTTTTCGTCTTGTGTATCTCGCTATCGTCGACGGTCAGTGCTCAATCGCAGCTTGAGCTGAAGAAGGGCGATCACATCTGCATTGTGGGTGGCACCGTCGCCGAACGCATGCAGCACTACGGCTGGCTCGAAACCTATATTCACGCAAAGTTTCCCGACGCCGAACTTGTCTTTCGCAATCTGGCTTACAGTGGTGATGAGATCAACGGATTTCGCGATCGCAACAAGCGACTCCGTTCGATGGACTTTGGTACGCACGATCAATGGCTGAGCGGCAATGCTCCCTGTCCGCAAGTCGACAAGCTTTCCAAACGCGACGAAGGAAAGGTGCGGGAGAACCGGTTTGAACTGACCAACACCAATGCCGACGTCGTCTTCGCCTTCTACGGCTACAACGAGTCCTTTGCCGGTGAAGCAGGCCTCGCAGAATTCAAGGAAAACGTGGATGCCTTCATCAAGCACACCTTGAGCCAGCAGTACAACGGAAAGTCAGCGCCACGCCTCGTCCTGTTCTCGCCGATCGCGCATGAATTTGTCGGCGATCCCAATTTGCTGTCGCGGACACAGGTCGTGGCTGCCAATGCCCGACTCAATTTGTATTCCAATGCCATGGGCGAAGTCGCCCGTGCCAACTCGGTCTTGTTCGTAGACTTGTTCACGCCGACCTTGAAGTTATTTAACGGCGATTCCCCGGTCGTCGGCAATTCTCGTGACAGCAAGGCCCCTGTTGCGACCATCAACGGCGTCCACCAGAACGCTGACGGTGACCGGACGATCGCCCGCGTTGCTGTTCAAGGCCTGTTCAAATCGAAGAGCGAGCAGCTCGATTCGATTCCTGCATCCCGGCTCAGCTCCATTCAGGCTGCGGTCAACGACAAAAACTTCTACTGGTACAACCGCTATCGGGTTACAGACGGCTATTCGACCTACGGTGACCGGGCGTTTCTCAAGTTTTCCGAGGGGCCCGGTGGGTATGGAGACGGACTGTCGAATTACTCCGTCGGCCAGCGTGAACTCGACGTCCTGGATACGCTGACGTCCAACCGTGACAAGGTCGTCTGGGCAGCGGCACAGGGGAAAACGATCAAGCCGGACGATACGAACCTGCCCCAGTTCCTGGAAGTGATTTCCAACAAACCCGGTCCGCTCGAAGGGGGCAAGCACCTGTTCCTTTCGGGGGAAGAAGCAATCAAGAAGATGACGGTTGCTAAGAACATCAAGGTTGAACTGTTCGCGGACGAGTCGATGTTTCCCGAACTGATCAATCCCGTGCAGATGGCCTTTGATACACGCGGTCGTCTGTGGGTGGCGACCTGGCCGACGTATCCGCACTGGAAGCCGACAACGCCCATGAACGACAGCCTGCTGATCCTGGAAGACACCAATCACGACGGCAAGGC is from Schlesneria sp. DSM 10557 and encodes:
- a CDS encoding mandelate racemase/muconate lactonizing enzyme family protein; its protein translation is MKITEVICQLLRVPSVEAKTASSQDAVLVRIKTDSGLEGIGEADSQPEVVKAIIDAPFSHNIACGLRQLLIGENPLETERLWQKMHRRTLYFGRSSVTITAMAAVDMALWDLKGKLYNQPIHRLLGGKQHDRIKAYASILFGRDGAETKAIAQRWRAAGYNAIKFGWEPMGQSEALDIELVRSARDGIGDGTLLIDAGCVWDARTALQRANAFEQYGIGWLEEPLRPEDVEGYRWLRDRSPVPIAGGEEECGREAWRPLIEARALDIYQVDLARNGFTDADYVKQRVQEIGARLCNHCYTSPVTVAASLHWLSTCRDAFVFEDCVEDSPLRHELTHERVQATDGWISPPDGPGLGVTLNEDFVAKYLIAESGRK
- a CDS encoding GntR family transcriptional regulator produces the protein MAGLVFSLREQIVDQLRNDLLCGRFAEGERLSENKLVERFGVSRTPIREALQQLTQEGLLEGRPNLGVKVASRPPDAIRELVVPIRRSVEIFALRSFFHEINEADYVIWNEILQKLRAACLSSDFISIGEQDIAFHRSIVRRAKQRDVEAIWMTLISRVRSHFWQTQRKRYSDPIEVYEEHEQIISVFRTGDLEASVKALEVNID
- a CDS encoding prenyltransferase/squalene oxidase repeat-containing protein produces the protein MSLRANETTASPAKKRKLAFTALPRSLSQSKPRTKEVSASVIVSLALHALVLFVLSWIYFDLPRPMLLDSILTLVVADEKPSVEAPQLDLPTDEADLAPAEMGELLSDLDLSEDLTQEPVESVQSFSTDLDGVDRPKVVQNPQIVVPPIQRPAAKRVTSKKRNPGRTGNGGQAADPGEHVNHFVGRSPKSRAALVKRMGGTDASEAAVARGLVWLKNHQRFDGSWNFNHAHYPACDCSMPGYMDNNPNAATAMALMAFLGAGQTHEEGEYQTEVLKGLDFLMQNGMEVESGICFYGNLAGPPTYYTHGLATIALSEALAMTGDARLRPVVTGAVEFLVATQELGGGWRYYPGQPGDTSVVGWQLMALKSAQYSRIPIPQRVFSGIDQFLVGVSSMRGSQYAYTPQRRDAPTPSMTAVGLLSRMYLEWKDNGRLAAGVRLLDEHGPDYNDMYYNYYATQVMHHWGGAEWDRWNLVMRERLIRTQIQEGHAMGSWDVADYHGRGGGRLYMTTLALLTLEVYYRHLPLYQKDRIEIPLLDKTQVDKTQAEPKTP
- a CDS encoding transglutaminase family protein — its product is MRFNVSSQLNYHVKFPSTLILNIQAQMSSAQYVVEEKLTTNPQVNYEEFYLEAGSSRFIRLQTGNAQTLEICYSATVDCSTELVPAKGAPPVSIAEMDRSAIPYLFPSRYVQSDRLSKLAWDLFGKINDPYQKVVAIDDWIHSNIEYALGSTDSQTSAYDTVVERRGVCRDFAHLGIAFCRALNIPARYFSGYAYQLNPPDFHALFECYVAGQWLLFDSTRLAPLNGLVRIGTGRDAADAALASIFGGVQGAGVKVDCQLASGETFTPLFRNQLRSQGIAQNSGDSSANG
- a CDS encoding SMP-30/gluconolactonase/LRE family protein, producing MNLHGLPMPPGVLSGPTVATSIAFTEGPACDSTGNLYFTDIVNNRILVLEKGSKYYRVFREPSGRANGLLFDVEGRLLACEGNEFCPNDGNRRITRTDLRTGAVEVLTDRFEGKRYNAPNDIAACSNGQLFFTDPCYYDRSTMELDHDSIYRIDRDGTVTRVLTQPEIQRPNGIALSPDERTLYVVDSCTVAGGHRRIWAFDLSSDGTLSQQRLVFDFAPGRGGDGMCIDSQGTLYIAAGISRARSAIETDRVPTGIYVVRPDGTLLGCIPIDEDIVTNCTWGGPDLKTLYVTAGKTVYQIQVEVPGWVVHRSSSSRG